A stretch of DNA from Candidatus Fonsibacter ubiquis:
AAATTTTGTTTTGCATTTAATAGTTTTTTCATAAGTAAAAAATAAGCATTAGCAGCATCACTAACGTGCAGATAATCTCTGACAAGTTTTCCATTAGATCTAATAATAATATTTTTATTCATCAAAGCAGAAATTATAGTTTCAGGCACAATTCTCCTCATGTTTAGATCACCGGGTCCGTACAAATTTCCACATCTAAGAATGCCAACTTTAAGATTGTAAACTTTAGAGTAAGACTGGCATATCAAATCTGCACATGTTTTTGATAAATCGTAAGGAAAAATTGCGTTTAGACTGGTATTTTCTTTATATGATTTAGATTTAACTTCACCATAAGCTTTGTCTGAAGAAGAAAAAATAAAAATTATTTTTTTGTCAATATCTTTTATTGCTTCTAATAATTTGATTGTTCCAAAAATATTATTGGTATAGGTTTTTTTAGGATTATCTAGAGCTTCTAAAACTTGTGTCGTAGCACCTGTATGGAAAATAGTATTAATTTTTTTTTTTTTAATAACATCAGTAATTAATTTTTTATTTAAGTAATTTCCAATAATGATATTTTTTTTTCTAATATTTAATTCTAATTTTTTAAAAAAATTTTTTTTTTTATCTAGTATAAATACATTATACTTATTTGAGTTTAAAAGTTTAAAAAGATTTCTTCCAAGAAGTCCAAACCCACCAGTAATGAGGATATTTTT
This window harbors:
- a CDS encoding NAD-dependent epimerase/dehydratase family protein; protein product: MSKKNILITGGFGLLGRNLFKLLNSNKYNVFILDKKKNFFKKLELNIRKKNIIIGNYLNKKLITDVIKKKKINTIFHTGATTQVLEALDNPKKTYTNNIFGTIKLLEAIKDIDKKIIFIFSSSDKAYGEVKSKSYKENTSLNAIFPYDLSKTCADLICQSYSKVYNLKVGILRCGNLYGPGDLNMRRIVPETIISALMNKNIIIRSNGKLVRDYLHVSDAANAYFLLMKKLLNAKQNLQIYNVGSKYNLSVLELVKKILNIINNQKTKIIIKNFSKNEIKFQKLNFNKITKELKWKQKINMDEGLKNTIDWYKQHFNSLKQKININ